From one Deltaproteobacteria bacterium genomic stretch:
- a CDS encoding aminodeoxychorismate/anthranilate synthase component II gives MSSTISLATEDSRLETLNLKFKTAAPHIAVIDNYDSFTYNLVQYLGVLGAQLTVYRNDQIDLDGLERLQPSHLVISPGPGYPKDAGISVAAVQHFAGRLPILGVCLGHQAVAEAFGGRIIPASRLMHGKTSLIYHDNQDLFQGLPLPFEATRYHSLIVHRAVLPDCLKVTAQTAVGEIMGLRHVEYAIYGVQFHPESIMTSEGLNLLRNFLKRQRG, from the coding sequence ATGTCGAGCACCATCTCGTTAGCCACCGAAGACTCGAGACTCGAAACTCTAAACTTAAAATTCAAAACCGCGGCCCCGCACATTGCGGTTATTGATAATTATGATTCTTTTACCTATAATCTGGTGCAATATCTGGGGGTTTTGGGGGCCCAACTGACGGTCTATCGCAATGACCAGATTGACCTGGACGGACTGGAACGCTTGCAGCCCAGCCACCTGGTGATCTCGCCCGGCCCGGGATACCCCAAGGATGCCGGGATCTCGGTGGCTGCCGTCCAACACTTTGCCGGACGGCTGCCCATCCTGGGGGTGTGCCTGGGACACCAGGCCGTGGCTGAAGCCTTTGGCGGGCGGATAATCCCCGCCTCGCGGCTGATGCATGGCAAGACCTCGCTGATCTATCACGACAACCAGGACCTGTTTCAGGGCCTGCCGCTACCCTTTGAGGCCACCCGCTACCACTCGCTGATTGTGCACCGGGCGGTGTTGCCGGACTGTTTGAAGGTCACGGCCCAAACCGCAGTGGGAGAGATCATGGGACTGCGCCATGTCGAATACGCCATTTACGGGGTGCAGTTCCACCCGGAGTCAATCATGACCAGCGAGGGCCTGAATCTCCTGCGCAATTTTCTGAAACGCCAGCGGGGATGA
- a CDS encoding LysR family transcriptional regulator substrate-binding protein, translating to MPQIAKHPLILPPPSPEATGRRRLENLFRQRGLDYHITMESSNVELSSLYVEMGLGISFATMVRDRPQPQPRQLAFIPLPQFFKPNYLALVMRKNKFLPPYQKALLDLLLSSPSEPDNP from the coding sequence CTGCCTCAGATTGCCAAACATCCCCTGATCTTGCCTCCTCCCAGCCCGGAGGCTACCGGTCGTCGGCGGCTGGAAAACCTGTTTCGCCAACGGGGTCTTGACTACCACATCACCATGGAGTCTTCCAATGTAGAATTAAGCTCCCTTTATGTGGAGATGGGGTTGGGGATTTCTTTTGCCACCATGGTCCGAGATCGTCCCCAGCCGCAGCCGCGCCAGTTGGCGTTTATACCTTTGCCGCAGTTTTTCAAACCCAATTACCTGGCGTTAGTGATGCGCAAGAATAAATTCCTGCCCCCTTACCAAAAAGCCTTGCTAGACTTATTGCTCAGTTCCCCCTCCGAGCCTGACAACCCTTAG
- a CDS encoding acetate--CoA ligase family protein — translation MEENRLEAIFKPQSVAVIGASTVPGKLGHDILANLMGAGFAGPIYPINPKAKEILGLKVYKQIGDTPSPPELAVVVIPAHAVPSTLEQCGQAGVKAAVVITGGFAEAGPDGEQLQQQLTEVARRFGLTVVGPNCQGVNHPYHHLCASWPLLTTKGRIALVSQSGTVGAALMDWASQEGLGVSAFVSLGNRADVDEADIIAYLNHDANTRVIALYLEGVKRPSYFLDALAEASKPLVILKAGRTAKGRQAAESHTKSLAGVDAVYDAIFRKYRVHRAETLEELYDFAKGLAYLNRPRGRRLFNITSSGGAAILAIDEAEKLGFTVPDPSPGLKEQMASFLPRHCVVGNPVDLTGDVISDAGLYKKVIDASQAEYDTAVIIFGDPIPGASQVVTPGASELVIFLGGAEIERQEVPLIQSQGIPVFPTPERGLKALHQFFRFEAAPAPTVTWPVPPFGLRLLAAAEAGQLLARYGIPSAAAPLATSAEEAVSLAQAFGFPVALKIASPDLPHKSDVGGVRLNLANEEEVRYAYQDILATVHLNDRKARVEGVTVSPMAKPGGLEVIIGMTCDPQYGPTLMFGLGGIFTEIYRDVQFCLLPAQEDDYRQMIRSITGYPLLSGARGQKPKDEEALVQVLKGVARLANSHPELDQIDLNPVLVYERGVFVVDARIFSRLAA, via the coding sequence ATGGAAGAAAACCGCCTGGAGGCCATCTTTAAGCCGCAGAGTGTAGCAGTCATTGGGGCTTCCACTGTCCCGGGCAAGCTGGGGCATGATATTTTGGCCAACCTGATGGGGGCTGGATTTGCCGGGCCGATCTATCCTATCAACCCCAAAGCCAAGGAAATCCTGGGTCTTAAGGTCTATAAGCAGATCGGCGACACTCCCTCGCCCCCGGAATTGGCAGTGGTGGTGATTCCGGCCCATGCCGTGCCAAGCACCCTGGAGCAATGCGGTCAGGCCGGAGTCAAAGCCGCAGTGGTGATCACCGGCGGTTTTGCTGAAGCCGGACCGGATGGGGAACAACTCCAGCAGCAACTCACCGAGGTGGCCCGACGCTTCGGCCTGACGGTGGTTGGCCCCAACTGTCAAGGGGTTAATCATCCTTATCATCACTTGTGCGCCTCCTGGCCGCTGTTGACCACTAAAGGCCGCATCGCCCTGGTCTCTCAGAGCGGCACTGTGGGCGCCGCGCTGATGGATTGGGCCAGCCAGGAAGGGCTGGGAGTCAGTGCCTTCGTCAGTCTGGGCAACCGGGCCGATGTTGATGAAGCCGATATCATCGCCTACCTTAACCACGATGCCAATACCCGGGTTATTGCCCTCTATCTTGAAGGGGTCAAGCGCCCCAGCTACTTTCTGGATGCCCTGGCCGAGGCCAGCAAACCCCTGGTCATTTTGAAGGCCGGGCGCACGGCCAAAGGCCGGCAGGCGGCCGAATCCCATACCAAATCCCTGGCCGGAGTTGATGCGGTATATGACGCCATCTTCCGCAAATATCGGGTGCACCGGGCCGAGACCTTGGAGGAGCTCTATGATTTTGCCAAAGGACTGGCCTATCTCAACAGGCCCCGAGGCAGACGTCTATTCAATATTACCAGTTCCGGCGGAGCGGCCATTCTGGCTATTGATGAGGCGGAAAAATTAGGATTCACGGTCCCCGACCCCAGTCCCGGCCTGAAAGAACAAATGGCCTCATTTTTGCCCCGGCATTGTGTGGTCGGCAATCCGGTGGACCTTACCGGCGACGTCATCAGTGACGCCGGCCTCTATAAAAAGGTCATCGACGCGTCCCAGGCCGAATATGACACTGCGGTGATCATTTTTGGCGATCCAATTCCCGGAGCTTCCCAGGTGGTTACCCCCGGAGCTTCCGAACTGGTAATTTTCCTGGGCGGAGCCGAGATCGAGCGCCAGGAAGTGCCTTTAATCCAGAGCCAGGGGATTCCGGTGTTCCCCACCCCGGAGCGCGGTCTCAAGGCCCTACATCAGTTTTTCCGGTTTGAAGCCGCTCCTGCCCCGACTGTAACGTGGCCAGTGCCACCCTTTGGACTACGGCTGCTGGCGGCTGCCGAAGCCGGACAGTTGCTGGCCCGTTATGGCATTCCGAGCGCGGCTGCCCCGCTGGCGACCTCGGCGGAGGAGGCGGTAAGTCTGGCCCAGGCCTTTGGCTTTCCGGTGGCCCTCAAGATTGCCTCGCCAGATTTGCCCCATAAAAGCGATGTTGGCGGCGTCCGTTTAAACCTGGCCAATGAAGAGGAGGTCCGTTATGCCTACCAGGACATCCTGGCTACGGTCCACCTGAACGACCGGAAAGCCCGGGTAGAGGGGGTGACGGTGTCGCCCATGGCCAAACCCGGCGGTTTGGAGGTGATTATTGGTATGACCTGCGATCCGCAATATGGCCCCACGCTGATGTTCGGGCTGGGCGGCATTTTTACCGAGATCTATCGGGATGTGCAGTTTTGCCTGCTGCCGGCCCAGGAAGATGATTATCGCCAAATGATCCGGAGCATTACCGGCTATCCCCTATTGAGCGGAGCGCGGGGCCAGAAACCCAAAGATGAGGAGGCCTTAGTTCAGGTCCTGAAGGGTGTGGCCCGGCTGGCCAACAGCCATCCAGAACTTGATCAGATCGATCTCAACCCGGTGCTGGTATATGAAAGAGGGGTCTTTGTGGTCGATGCCCGCATCTTCAGCCGTCTGGCTGCATAA
- the trpD gene encoding anthranilate phosphoribosyltransferase, producing the protein MLNLTEAEMTRAMEIIMGGEATEAQIAAFITALRMKGETVAEITAAARVMRAKATHIPVGNQLVDLDRDEINIDRETVVDTCGTGGDATQTFNVSTTTAFVVAGAGLKVAKHGNRAVSSRCGSADVIEALGINLALTPEQVAECIAEIGIGFLFAPALHGAMRYAIGPRREIGIRTIFNILGPLTNPARANIQVLGVYDPNLTEPLAQVLGNLGCRRAFVVYGEGSFDEFSIIGPSRVSELKEGQVRTYNITPEELGLKRARLEDIKGGDVFENAYIVRRVLGGEDGPRQDMVALNAAAALVAAGLAADFPAGLALAQKIIRSGQALAKLEALIAKSRTFGQPN; encoded by the coding sequence ATGCTGAATCTGACCGAGGCCGAGATGACCCGGGCCATGGAGATCATCATGGGCGGGGAGGCTACCGAGGCCCAGATTGCGGCGTTCATCACTGCTTTGCGGATGAAGGGGGAGACCGTAGCCGAGATCACCGCCGCGGCCCGGGTGATGCGGGCCAAGGCCACCCATATCCCGGTGGGCAACCAACTGGTGGACTTGGACCGGGATGAAATCAACATCGACCGGGAGACCGTGGTCGATACCTGCGGCACTGGCGGGGACGCCACCCAGACCTTCAACGTCTCTACCACCACCGCCTTTGTGGTAGCCGGGGCTGGCCTCAAAGTGGCCAAACACGGCAACCGGGCGGTATCCAGCCGCTGCGGCTCGGCCGACGTCATCGAGGCCTTGGGCATCAACCTGGCCCTGACCCCGGAGCAGGTGGCAGAGTGCATCGCCGAGATCGGCATCGGTTTTTTGTTTGCCCCGGCGCTACATGGGGCCATGCGCTATGCCATTGGACCCCGGCGGGAAATCGGCATCCGCACCATCTTCAATATTCTGGGGCCGCTGACCAATCCGGCCCGGGCCAACATCCAGGTGCTGGGGGTCTATGATCCGAACCTTACCGAACCCCTGGCCCAGGTGTTGGGCAACCTGGGCTGCCGGCGAGCCTTCGTAGTCTATGGCGAAGGTTCCTTTGACGAATTCAGCATTATCGGCCCTAGTCGGGTCAGCGAATTGAAAGAGGGACAGGTGCGCACCTACAACATCACGCCGGAGGAATTGGGGCTGAAGCGGGCCAGGCTGGAAGATATTAAAGGGGGCGATGTTTTTGAAAACGCCTATATCGTCCGCCGGGTGTTGGGCGGGGAGGACGGCCCCCGCCAGGATATGGTGGCCCTGAATGCGGCCGCCGCCCTGGTCGCGGCCGGATTGGCGGCAGATTTCCCTGCTGGTCTGGCTCTAGCTCAAAAGATCATCCGCTCCGGCCAGGCCCTAGCCAAACTGGAGGCCCTGATCGCTAAAAGCCGGACCTTTGGACAACCAAATTAG
- a CDS encoding amino acid permease yields MSWQQLWRKKTLDHEAQPEDNPQALKRSLTRLDLVVIGLAQIIGAGIFVISGVGVQVAGPGIILSFIVSGLACTLAALCYAELASMIPQAGSAYSYAYTIFGEIFAWIIGWDLVLEYGMGASTVASGWSYYFQDLLRGSVWELPRWAAGDPLTRAGGLINLPAALIIMFLAILLVFRTKMNALVARWLVAVKLGIILFILLIGAFYVRPDYWSPLTPFGHFSVIQGAALVFFAYLGFDVVSVAAEEARNPSRDVPFGIIGSLFFCTIIYILVALVLIGMVPFTQIDPGAPFSTAFRQIGLPWAAGLISVGALVGLTSVLYILLLAQPRVLFAMGRDGLLPGWTAAVHPRFRTPHVMTLVCGTVIAICSALTPIEKLAFMCNIGTLFAFLIVCLGVLILRFTQPQARRPFRCPAGKTIALLGALASLGMMLSMPLDSWLRLGLWLIIGLGIYFLYGWQSGRLRPSRRQVEN; encoded by the coding sequence ATGTCCTGGCAACAACTCTGGCGCAAAAAGACCCTAGACCACGAGGCCCAGCCGGAAGATAATCCTCAGGCTTTGAAACGCTCTCTGACCCGGCTGGACCTGGTGGTAATCGGTCTGGCCCAGATTATCGGGGCCGGTATCTTTGTGATATCCGGGGTAGGGGTGCAGGTAGCAGGGCCGGGAATTATTCTCTCTTTTATCGTTTCCGGCCTGGCCTGCACCCTGGCCGCTTTGTGTTATGCGGAATTGGCTTCGATGATACCCCAGGCCGGGAGCGCCTATTCTTATGCCTATACCATTTTTGGGGAAATTTTCGCCTGGATCATTGGTTGGGATCTGGTTCTGGAGTATGGCATGGGGGCCAGTACGGTGGCCTCAGGCTGGTCTTATTATTTCCAGGATTTGCTGCGCGGCTCGGTCTGGGAACTGCCGCGCTGGGCCGCCGGCGACCCTCTGACCCGGGCGGGCGGGCTGATCAATCTGCCTGCGGCCCTGATCATCATGTTTCTAGCCATTTTACTGGTGTTCCGCACCAAAATGAATGCCTTGGTGGCTCGCTGGTTGGTAGCGGTCAAACTGGGCATCATCCTTTTTATTTTATTAATCGGCGCCTTTTATGTGCGTCCCGATTACTGGTCTCCCTTGACCCCGTTTGGCCACTTCAGCGTCATTCAAGGAGCCGCGCTGGTGTTTTTTGCCTATCTGGGCTTTGATGTGGTCTCGGTAGCCGCGGAAGAAGCCCGTAACCCCAGCCGCGACGTCCCCTTTGGCATTATCGGCTCCCTGTTTTTTTGCACCATCATCTATATCCTGGTAGCCCTGGTGCTAATCGGCATGGTGCCCTTCACCCAGATTGATCCAGGAGCGCCTTTTTCCACCGCCTTCCGCCAGATCGGCCTGCCTTGGGCCGCCGGATTGATTTCGGTAGGGGCACTGGTTGGGCTGACCAGCGTGCTCTATATTTTATTGCTGGCCCAACCCCGAGTGTTATTTGCCATGGGGCGGGATGGGTTGCTGCCCGGCTGGACCGCCGCCGTCCACCCCCGCTTTCGCACCCCCCACGTCATGACCCTGGTTTGTGGGACGGTCATCGCCATCTGCAGCGCGCTGACCCCAATTGAAAAACTGGCTTTTATGTGCAATATCGGCACCTTATTTGCTTTTTTGATTGTTTGTCTGGGGGTGTTGATCCTGCGCTTTACCCAGCCTCAGGCCCGGCGGCCCTTTCGCTGCCCGGCAGGGAAAACCATTGCTCTTTTAGGAGCCTTGGCCTCCCTGGGGATGATGCTTTCCATGCCGCTCGACTCCTGGTTGCGGCTGGGATTATGGTTGATTATCGGTTTGGGGATTTATTTCCTCTATGGCTGGCAATCCGGCCGTCTGAGACCATCGCGGCGTCAGGTGGAAAACTAG
- the trpE gene encoding anthranilate synthase component I: MVTPDFDTFQQLAAQGNLIPIYREILGDLETPVLAYKKLRGNSMSYLLESVEGGEKWGRYSFLGLNPALILTVQNRTVRVQDRQETKVYEEVADPYAIIRQVLGGYQAVASPDLPRFYGGLVGYLSYDMVRYIERLPELTPPEDRPEAILVLADHLLIFDNVRHTIKLVALVHITPEVPLETLYEQGVAGLEALIDRLRQPQHFPPPAPESATVTLTSNLTPERFQDIVLRAKDYITAGDAIQIVLSQRFQTARQQDPFDLYRALRSINPSPYMFYLDLGDLQLAGASPEVLVRLEAGRIELRPIAGTRGRGLTPAEDQALEAELLEDPKERAEHIMLVDLGRNDVGRVAKIGSVKVTELFTVERYSHVMHIVSHVVGDLEDGKDAIDVLKASFPAGTVSGAPKVRAMEIIEELEPTRRGPYAGAVGYLGFSGNMDFCITIRTLTVHDGQVYLQVGAGIVADSDPAKEYQETVNKAQAMVRALELAARGLL, translated from the coding sequence ATGGTTACTCCTGATTTTGATACCTTTCAGCAACTGGCCGCCCAGGGCAATCTGATCCCGATATATCGGGAGATCTTGGGGGATCTCGAGACCCCGGTGCTGGCTTACAAAAAACTGCGGGGCAACTCCATGTCCTATCTGTTAGAGAGCGTCGAGGGTGGCGAAAAATGGGGGCGCTACAGTTTTTTAGGACTAAACCCTGCCCTCATCCTGACCGTGCAGAATCGTACGGTACGCGTCCAGGACCGGCAGGAGACCAAGGTCTATGAGGAGGTCGCCGACCCTTACGCGATTATCCGCCAGGTGCTGGGGGGTTACCAGGCGGTCGCCAGCCCTGATTTGCCCCGGTTTTACGGAGGATTGGTGGGATATTTAAGCTATGATATGGTCCGTTATATCGAGCGCCTGCCGGAGCTGACCCCGCCCGAGGACCGGCCCGAGGCCATTCTGGTCCTGGCCGATCACCTGTTGATCTTCGACAATGTGCGGCATACCATCAAGTTGGTGGCCTTGGTCCATATCACCCCGGAAGTGCCGCTTGAAACCCTTTATGAGCAGGGCGTGGCGGGCCTCGAGGCCCTGATCGACCGCCTGCGGCAGCCGCAACATTTTCCACCTCCAGCCCCGGAGTCGGCCACCGTGACCCTGACCTCTAACCTGACCCCGGAGCGCTTCCAGGATATTGTACTTCGGGCCAAGGATTATATTACTGCCGGAGATGCTATCCAGATTGTCTTGTCCCAGCGGTTTCAGACCGCGCGTCAGCAGGACCCCTTCGATCTCTACCGGGCCTTGCGCAGCATCAATCCCTCGCCTTATATGTTCTACCTGGACCTGGGTGACCTGCAACTGGCCGGGGCTTCGCCGGAAGTCCTGGTGCGCCTGGAAGCCGGACGCATTGAACTCCGACCGATCGCCGGGACCCGCGGCCGCGGCCTGACCCCGGCCGAGGATCAGGCCCTGGAAGCCGAGCTGCTCGAAGATCCCAAAGAACGGGCCGAACACATCATGCTGGTCGATCTGGGCCGCAACGACGTCGGCCGGGTGGCGAAGATAGGCAGCGTCAAGGTCACCGAACTGTTTACCGTGGAGCGCTATTCCCATGTCATGCACATCGTCTCCCATGTGGTCGGCGACCTGGAGGACGGTAAAGACGCCATCGATGTACTCAAGGCCTCCTTTCCGGCCGGGACCGTGTCCGGGGCTCCCAAGGTGCGGGCCATGGAGATAATCGAGGAACTGGAACCCACCCGCCGGGGGCCCTACGCCGGGGCCGTGGGCTACTTGGGTTTTAGTGGCAACATGGATTTTTGTATTACCATCCGCACCCTGACCGTTCATGATGGCCAGGTCTATCTCCAGGTCGGCGCCGGTATTGTCGCCGATTCGGACCCGGCCAAGGAATACCAGGAGACCGTCAATAAGGCCCAGGCCATGGTTCGGGCCTTGGAACTGGCGGCGCGAGGGTTACTGTAA